The Chryseobacterium nakagawai genome has a segment encoding these proteins:
- a CDS encoding ferritin, with protein MVSEKIAKLINEQIAHEQYAAQYYLSMSAWFSGKDLDGIANYFRVQSKEELMHADKMFDYLNDVGGEIIIGEIPKPPHEFENATDIFEKALAHEKIVTKSIFNIVKNANEEGDFATTSFLQWFINEQVEEEASASQYVTKIKMVCDNPSALYLFDQELSQRVFTPNTTA; from the coding sequence ATGGTTAGCGAAAAAATTGCAAAATTAATTAACGAACAAATTGCCCACGAACAATACGCCGCTCAATATTATCTTTCAATGTCTGCATGGTTTTCAGGAAAAGACCTGGATGGAATTGCAAACTACTTCAGAGTACAAAGCAAAGAAGAATTAATGCATGCCGATAAAATGTTTGATTATCTGAATGACGTTGGGGGAGAAATTATCATCGGAGAGATTCCAAAACCTCCACATGAGTTCGAAAACGCAACAGATATTTTTGAAAAAGCGTTGGCACATGAGAAAATTGTAACTAAAAGTATTTTCAATATTGTGAAAAATGCCAATGAAGAGGGTGATTTTGCGACAACATCATTCCTACAGTGGTTCATTAACGAACAGGTAGAAGAAGAAGCGAGTGCTTCCCAGTATGTAACAAAAATCAAAATGGTATGTGATAACCCATCTGCATTATATCTTTTTGATCAGGAACTATCACAGAGAGTATTTACTCCTAATACAACTGCCTAA